A section of the Geoalkalibacter sp. genome encodes:
- a CDS encoding indolepyruvate ferredoxin oxidoreductase subunit alpha: MRIQVDPTKCQGSGECIRICPQGAISMRGDVAFIDMSKCDFDGICIPACPHGAIFFADEA, from the coding sequence ATGAGAATTCAGGTTGACCCCACCAAGTGCCAAGGCTCCGGAGAGTGCATCAGGATCTGTCCCCAGGGTGCCATCAGCATGCGCGGCGATGTCGCCTTCATCGATATGAGCAAATGCGATTTTGACGGCATCTGCATTCCCGCCTGCCCCCACGGGGCGATCTTTTTCGCGGATGAAGCCTGA
- a CDS encoding Cache 3/Cache 2 fusion domain-containing protein produces the protein MNLQKALRGSLLPLTVIAVAGLGYYLYYNTYFGMDLTARVQNRAEEVVQSAYFMCQVTERLLQKRADGLIEGIEGVMSMLGEPALGPGRQNWEVRSPEDGRVRSVGLPPLKIYHQTSERRDLAGLVAALQRRVPGEITILQYLNERGDQVKIYCTLDKILGPDQTTELIPAQMPGGQPDVSQGPLQRGEVVVRPEYVHGRLYLSIHRPLREGRKTIGVLILRVVDPDLDRLRENLLQLQLGQTGYVFVLKATGAQRGHYVISRAGERDGEDIWDSSDAAGRPFIQSLIAQALSLDPRKKRISVPILFERYPWKNPGDQHARYKTAAFTYFEPWDWAIGAGYYEDEL, from the coding sequence GTGAATTTACAGAAAGCTTTGCGCGGCAGCCTGCTGCCGTTGACCGTGATCGCCGTGGCCGGTCTCGGCTACTACCTGTACTACAATACCTATTTCGGGATGGACCTGACGGCGCGCGTGCAAAATCGTGCCGAAGAGGTGGTGCAGAGCGCCTATTTCATGTGTCAGGTCACCGAGCGCCTTCTGCAGAAACGGGCTGATGGACTCATCGAGGGGATCGAAGGCGTCATGTCCATGCTGGGTGAGCCCGCCCTGGGACCTGGCCGCCAGAATTGGGAAGTGCGCTCGCCGGAAGACGGCCGCGTCCGCAGTGTCGGTTTGCCCCCCCTCAAGATCTATCACCAGACCTCGGAGCGCAGGGATCTTGCCGGCCTGGTCGCGGCCCTCCAACGTCGTGTTCCGGGTGAGATCACCATTCTGCAGTACCTCAACGAGCGCGGAGATCAGGTCAAAATCTACTGCACCCTCGACAAGATTCTCGGTCCCGACCAAACCACCGAATTGATTCCGGCGCAGATGCCCGGCGGCCAGCCGGATGTTTCTCAAGGCCCCCTGCAACGCGGGGAGGTCGTCGTGCGGCCCGAATATGTGCATGGCCGCCTTTATCTGTCCATTCATCGCCCTTTGCGCGAGGGACGAAAAACCATCGGGGTTCTGATTCTGCGGGTTGTCGATCCCGATCTCGATCGGCTGCGGGAAAACCTCTTGCAGTTGCAACTGGGACAGACGGGTTACGTCTTCGTCCTCAAGGCGACCGGCGCGCAGCGCGGCCACTATGTCATCTCGCGCGCCGGCGAGCGCGACGGAGAAGATATCTGGGATTCCAGCGATGCCGCCGGCCGCCCCTTCATTCAGTCTCTCATCGCCCAGGCGCTCAGCCTGGATCCCCGCAAGAAGCGCATCTCCGTGCCCATCCTCTTCGAACGCTACCCGTGGAAAAATCCGGGCGATCAACATGCGCGCTACAAAACCGCGGCCTTCACTTATTTCGAGCCTTGGGATTGGGCGATCGGCGCGGGCTATTACGAGGATGAGCTTTAA
- a CDS encoding DUF4126 domain-containing protein — protein sequence MNELHQVVSIIALTMGVAWASGINLYAAILVLGILGSGGYMTLPPGLEIVMHPLVLVAAGFMYLVEFFADKTPGVDSSWDALHTFIRIPAAAALAAAAVGDVHPAASLAAALVGGGLATGVHLTKAGSRILINASPEPFSNWAASLSEDVAVVAGLWAALYHPWVFLILLIIFIALMAWLLPKIWRGVRIVFQTLVDVLRGKPKHSPPRLPPGGSTGHLDERRS from the coding sequence ATGAATGAGCTGCATCAGGTCGTTTCCATCATCGCCCTGACCATGGGGGTTGCCTGGGCCAGCGGCATCAACCTCTATGCCGCGATTCTGGTTTTGGGGATTCTCGGGTCAGGCGGCTACATGACCCTGCCGCCGGGTTTGGAAATCGTCATGCACCCGCTGGTCCTGGTCGCGGCCGGATTCATGTATCTGGTTGAGTTCTTCGCCGACAAAACCCCGGGAGTTGATTCCTCCTGGGACGCCCTGCATACCTTTATCCGCATCCCCGCGGCGGCGGCCCTGGCCGCGGCCGCGGTGGGGGATGTGCATCCCGCCGCATCCCTTGCGGCCGCCCTGGTCGGCGGCGGGTTGGCCACCGGTGTGCATCTCACCAAGGCCGGCAGCCGCATTCTGATCAATGCGTCACCCGAGCCATTCTCCAACTGGGCGGCGTCCCTGAGCGAAGACGTCGCCGTGGTGGCGGGTTTGTGGGCCGCCCTCTACCACCCCTGGGTTTTCCTGATTCTGCTCATCATCTTCATCGCCCTGATGGCTTGGCTTTTGCCGAAGATCTGGAGGGGGGTGCGCATTGTCTTTCAAACCCTGGTGGATGTTCTGCGCGGCAAGCCGAAACATTCACCGCCTAGGCTTCCTCCCGGCGGTTCAACGGGCCATCTGGATGAGCGCCGTTCTTGA
- a CDS encoding nitroreductase family protein produces MVLDLLKQRRSIRAFKSDPLTPEEIDTLTEALLRSPSSRGRNPWEFILVTDPDLRDKLAQAKAHGAEFLREAPLAVAVVADPGKCDVWIEDCAIAAILLQMTAESLGLGSCWAQMRLRSHKDGRSSQEHLKEILQLPEVYQVLAVIGIGHPAEPKIGHRREDLPWNKIHRQRFGQVEDPRP; encoded by the coding sequence ATGGTCCTTGATCTGCTCAAACAGCGGCGCAGCATTCGCGCGTTCAAATCCGATCCGCTCACCCCCGAGGAGATCGACACCCTGACCGAGGCCCTGCTTCGCTCCCCTTCATCGCGCGGCCGCAATCCCTGGGAATTTATCCTGGTGACCGACCCCGACCTGCGCGACAAACTTGCCCAAGCCAAGGCGCACGGCGCCGAATTTCTGCGCGAGGCGCCCCTGGCCGTCGCCGTGGTCGCCGACCCCGGCAAGTGCGACGTCTGGATCGAGGATTGCGCCATCGCCGCCATTCTTCTGCAAATGACGGCCGAATCCTTAGGCCTTGGCAGCTGCTGGGCGCAAATGCGGTTGCGCAGCCACAAGGACGGCCGTTCTTCCCAGGAACATCTCAAGGAAATCCTCCAATTGCCCGAGGTCTACCAGGTTCTTGCGGTGATCGGCATCGGGCACCCGGCGGAACCCAAAATCGGGCATCGTCGCGAAGATCTGCCCTGGAACAAAATTCATCGTCAGCGTTTCGGCCAGGTCGAGGATCCCCGGCCGTGA
- a CDS encoding class II aldolase/adducin family protein — protein MNGIVEREGVIKFDCRHRLGAPLAPEHLLELNAWRKILFQLALIGQDPARYAGLGFGNLSRRAPHSLGGEGGAFIISGTQTGGIPDLDASHYTLVRHCDPQTNRVEAEGPIAPSSESLTHGVLYALDARVNAVMHVHSPHLWGQAEPLGLPLTRSDVAYGTPDMAAEVARLWRQSPVRELGIFAMGGHEDGIVAFARTCAEAGATLIRRLAQAYQFTSPI, from the coding sequence ATGAATGGGATCGTCGAGCGCGAAGGGGTCATCAAATTTGATTGTCGCCATCGCCTCGGCGCGCCTCTGGCCCCCGAACATCTCCTGGAACTCAATGCCTGGCGCAAAATCCTCTTCCAGTTGGCGTTGATCGGACAGGATCCCGCCCGCTACGCAGGCCTGGGATTCGGCAACCTCAGCCGACGCGCGCCACATTCCCTGGGCGGGGAGGGGGGGGCCTTCATCATCAGCGGCACCCAGACGGGCGGGATCCCCGATCTCGACGCCTCCCATTACACGCTGGTCCGGCACTGCGATCCGCAAACCAATCGGGTCGAGGCCGAGGGGCCGATTGCGCCTTCCTCGGAATCCTTGACCCATGGGGTGCTTTATGCGCTGGATGCCCGGGTCAACGCCGTCATGCACGTGCATTCACCGCATCTCTGGGGGCAGGCCGAACCGCTCGGCCTGCCGCTCACCAGGAGCGATGTGGCCTATGGCACGCCGGACATGGCCGCCGAAGTGGCTAGGCTCTGGCGCCAAAGTCCCGTGCGGGAACTCGGAATCTTCGCCATGGGCGGACATGAGGACGGCATCGTGGCTTTCGCTCGAACCTGCGCCGAGGCCGGCGCGACCCTGATCCGCCGGCTGGCGCAGGCCTACCAGTTCACCTCGCCGATTTAG
- a CDS encoding aminopeptidase yields MKRSHFFFILFLSVILGGCGDVGYYAQCIGGHLQLMTKTRSIDSLVEDPRTPPELRQRLELVRDIRDYASRDLLLPDNGSYRSYADLGRPYVVWNVVATPEFSLDPVSWCFPVAGCVPYRGYFKEEAAQKFAEGLRATGHDVFVYGVPAYSTLKWFDDPVLNTFCHREETYLAALIFHELAHQQLYIKNDSSFNEAFAKTVELVGLERWLETQGQGAKIETYLAGLTREEQFIALLLRIRAQLAEVYAQPLGDELKREKKQEVLREFQTQYAALKDSWGGFSGYDHWLKRTLNNAHFASVSTYHTLVPAFRTLLARQDGDLARFYAEARALALLPREQRQQALTQLLKDAEQLAQTAGESTENL; encoded by the coding sequence ATGAAACGCTCTCATTTCTTTTTCATTCTGTTTCTGTCCGTGATTCTCGGCGGCTGCGGTGATGTGGGCTACTATGCCCAGTGCATTGGCGGTCACTTGCAACTGATGACCAAGACCCGCTCCATCGATAGCCTGGTGGAGGATCCGCGGACCCCGCCCGAGTTGCGCCAACGCCTGGAACTGGTTAGGGATATCCGCGATTATGCCAGTCGCGATCTGCTGTTGCCCGACAACGGCAGCTATCGCTCCTACGCCGACCTTGGACGCCCTTATGTCGTCTGGAACGTGGTGGCGACCCCCGAATTCTCCCTCGATCCCGTCAGCTGGTGCTTTCCCGTTGCGGGCTGCGTTCCTTATCGCGGCTATTTCAAGGAAGAAGCCGCCCAAAAATTCGCCGAGGGGCTCAGAGCCACGGGCCACGACGTATTTGTTTATGGGGTGCCGGCCTATTCGACGCTCAAATGGTTCGACGATCCGGTGCTGAACACCTTTTGCCATCGAGAGGAAACTTATCTCGCCGCGTTGATTTTCCACGAACTGGCTCATCAGCAGCTCTATATCAAAAACGATTCGTCATTCAACGAGGCCTTCGCCAAGACTGTGGAATTGGTCGGATTGGAGCGCTGGCTCGAAACCCAGGGACAGGGTGCGAAAATCGAAACCTATCTTGCCGGATTGACGCGCGAGGAACAGTTTATCGCCTTGCTGCTCAGGATACGCGCTCAACTGGCCGAGGTTTATGCCCAGCCGCTTGGCGATGAGCTCAAACGCGAAAAAAAGCAGGAGGTCCTCAGGGAATTTCAAACGCAATACGCCGCCCTCAAGGACAGTTGGGGAGGGTTTTCCGGCTATGACCATTGGCTGAAGCGCACATTGAACAACGCGCATTTTGCTTCGGTGAGTACCTACCATACCCTGGTGCCCGCCTTCCGGACGCTTTTGGCTCGCCAGGACGGAGATCTCGCCCGCTTCTACGCCGAAGCCCGCGCCCTGGCGCTTCTGCCGCGCGAACAACGGCAGCAGGCCTTGACGCAGTTACTCAAAGACGCCGAACAACTCGCCCAAACAGCAGGAGAATCTACGGAAAATCTGTAG